TCAAttctttgaaaaaatgaaatggcatatgggttttagtgctggaagtgtccgaggacaagtttggctcgccaaatgcaggtctgtctatttgactcccgtaggtgacctgcgcgtcgtgatgagaatgaaatgatgatgaagatgacacatacacctagcccccgtgccagcaaaattaaccatttaaggttaaaattcccgaccctgccgggaatcgaacccgggacccctgtggcccaaggccagcatgctaaccatttagccacagagccggacatcaATTCATGGGGGGCAAAATGTGCAGGTTTATATTTAATCTATTTAATTCATCTATAACAACACCTGGATTTCTGGCCAAGGAAACACCACTAGTATGTTCCAGTATACCCCCtaaccgaacttggtacacatatgactggAAAAAAATATTGTGTGGGTAGTACACACCTAGCATTCCATGGGGAGGGGGTCAGGAGGGGTGACgtgtaaaaataatctaaaacgACCAatgttaatgtcgaatccattgttttctgCGTTGCTGAGAGGAAGTgatactccggatgtcgtttaagtctaaGTTTAGTCCCCACAGGAACTAGGGTTGAGAAGAGATGAAAAAGTATTACcgaaatggccgagattatggatgtatgttcctGCCTAGTTCTCAACCAAATTTAGTACACacatgatttactatctggaaaaaagacTGGGGGAgtaagacaccactagcacccCCAGGGTGGGGTTGATGTGCAACATGTAAGCGAAAATGAccgataatagtgtcgaatccatggtttttGGGGTTGgcgagatgaattgtgacactgtttaagtccaagttgagcgtCTATCAGCatggaggttgagaaagggtgaacaTAACGAGCGATATTTGTGTTGAGCCAACAGTTTTCAGGAATCGTGTACTGTACATCATATGTATAGTGCAGGGCAGTAATACATATAGTTATAAATTACTTCCATTATTTGTGTGAAAAGATCAGCTACTTCCCTGATAATCTAGGCTGCCACAATGAAATAGTTGTAGGCAAAATTATAATCACAAACTAAAACTTACCAATTTAAATACACAACAATAACTCTTAATTTACAAAGAAGTTTGTAaagtatcagtcaacgtcacaaaaAAAACCCCACCACTTCAAACAGTTAATGCAAAtcttaaaattaaacatttaaagaaAGTGCCCGAGCAGAGCTGGGTACTACTACaggtatataataaataaatactttgttgCAATGGAAACCTGAACAGATGAGCAATTATTACAGTGTTTGTTTTTCTGCATACTGTATTAcattaactttttttaaaaatggcttttatttttattttaatagagTTTATGACGACAATAATGTAATTCCAAAATAAACAAACCATTATTCAACATACAAGGACCCAGGCTTTCCTACCaaattcagaacacaaaataagcaaCACTTACCAAAAAAAACTTTTATTAGGCAACTGTCATAATACAATGAAAATAACACACAGAAAGGTACATAATCAGAATGTCCAATGATCACAATATTTCACAGCAAAAGTTAGTAATGAAATcccaaataataaaattaaataagctATATCTTCAAATAATGCAAAATTCAAGGACTAGATTACATAGAGCAGTCTTAAGTATAATACATTATGCCAGTGTCTCAAGAGTTTATTCACTCATCTTTCTTGGATTCAGCTGAAACACTAGCTCCTTCTTTCTTCAAAAATTCTTCAGCTAGCCTATCATATTCTTTAGACAGGGATTCAGCCTGGTTCTTCATTGCAATGCGGTCCTTCATTTCTCGTTCCAGAGCCTTTTCCAGCTTTGCCACCTCCTCCTTCAATCGAGTCACTTCTCGGTCATGGGCTTCGTTTGACGAGTTCTGGGCAGCACTGCTTTGGTTCTGAGCCATCAAGCTACGAGCAGTGTTGGAGGCAGACTTGGCTTGCTTCAGAGCTGCCTCACTTTGTGCCAACAATGTGGCCTGTGAAGAAATCAAGATAACGAGACGCCGAATAACAAGCGACAGGAACAGGGCAAATCCCGATATGTAAAAGTTTCGCTGGGCACGGAACAATCTCATGTGAACTTGCATCTCTGCATCCAGATGTTGATGAACTGACTCTTCAGGGTTGGAGTACTTTCTCATTTCTCGGATGGCATCCAAGAAGAAAAGCACAAGAATAGCCAACAGCACAAGAAAATATATGGAAGCCTGATTGGCTATAGTTTGCAAAAATCGAGATTTGAAAACCTTTTGCCATCTCTGAGGTGATGCAACAGGCAAAACAAGTAGTAGTACCACAACAATTTCTGCATATAGAAATACTGCAATTAAGGTCCACTGCAGACTCATGTTGATCCTGAAAAACAGACAAAAGCATTATATCTGAATGAAATGAGAAACAGGAAGACATTTCAACAGAACAAAGTTGTTTTTCTTTCAAATGAATTGTATGACCtcattttatttttgtgtttaattatttatttagcatatgcaCCAGAAGTGTCCAAAGACATATCAAGAATATTTATTCCTTTCACACGAGAGGAAAATGGGAAACAGAATACTATATCAACATTAAGGATTTGAAATAGTAATTACAATTCCTTTGCACACCAACATGAAAAATTTCTGCTCATTAAAATGGAATACACCATCTACCAAAGTGAATTTAATCACTGCACAATATTAAGTATTCTCTTTGAACACATGAGGAAGGATTAACTCGCCCAAGGCAGAAGTCATCACATGGGAAATGAGCATGACATACTCTGTCTCTGAAAAGGGGCAGATCACCCCTCACTGTTCTTAAGACTTGCAAGCAGCACAGCCAACAATGTAGAAGCCGACGGCTGAAATATGTAAAAGATACCGTTAGGCAAAAGGAGAGCCTAGCACCTACACAGCAGATAGAATGGAAAAACTTTTCTTATTCTTTATGGAATCAGCATTTTCCTTCCTTTATTCTTTTCCACCACTCCTCCCTATTCAGAGCTTCTTTTGTCTGGTGTCCTCTAATCTTCTGCTATTTTATCTGCCCAGCCTAGCTTAGAACTGCCAGTCCTCTCCCTGCACCTTTAGCCCCCACAGACTCCGTGCGTTAATTGGAGAAATGTACTGCTGCGCTGCGAAAGGTGAATACTGTAAGTTAATGTGTATCACTGTGCAATCTGCTGTAGTTGCATGGTGTGTGGGACTACAGAGTGTTTTATATACAGATATCGGCCTAACTCTTCCaatcttgcagaaagtggtcatattTACAAATAAACAATTTGCACGAAATAAAAAGAGTAATAATTGCTAATGTGATTAGAGAAACATCGGTTCACTCTAtaccctaccatttcacgatagaggcaacgtagtGATGTATGTATCAATAGTGGTGATGAGATTAATGTTCACGTACCCATTCAACATCACACTCTTCAGAATAAAAATCGTTCTGGCCTATTtctaataaaatatcatgttagcgtaggttaatgttgcTAGGGAGGTGATTAATCGTTCCCGTGAATACCTTCCGTGAGagaaatgtaaacatattttagCTGTTACAGTtcagcctaagccactgacgagtgcagacgtacggagtgggaGGTCCCaggagtgggagaagggagtgcaggtgctgagtgcaggaaggtagtgaggagtttgctggcaatgattggtgtggaacaatacagagcgaccataggaggatggcagggaagaaaaaaagaaagaagtgaaaccaggagggcgtaataaggaaatggaaacgaaaggaaaattaatgctAGCAGCGGCGGTGACaataatattgctatggattgggggaggggtcgagctgaacccaggtccggcTTCCAGCGGAAATATGAgccgggaagacatggaagcaattagAAGAATTGTAAAAGAGGTGGTCGCAGAAGTccgcccctttgagcaactcaaaaatatgattcaagagcaaacgatggaatttgaaaaaaaatgaagggatggttccgagaaaggacagacgacacaacatcgcaagtgagaaaaaatactgaagaagttgcagcattaagggagagAATAGGTCgcttagaagaggagacgctgaaactgaaagaagaagtggaagccaacactaaATCGAAGGAAGAAATGCCTGTTTATATATGGTGTACCTGAGGAGAAGagtgaggacaaagtgcttacaatttataaagtagtggacctaattcaggaaaaaatgaaagttaattttagtcaAGTAGTTATAGACGATGTGCAAAGAGTGGGAAGAATtaaaggcaacaggcctatcaaggtACAACTGTTTTCTACATTGATGACAGATATTGTGGTTGGAAATGCGGGTAATATGCAGAGgggaaaaatatggatcaagagggacgtaGGAGCTGAAGCGATCAGGAATGAAAAAATTTTGAAAAAACATATGATACGTGCTAGACTACAAGGGTTGAGAGCAATTATCAGAGGACAAGAtctagtggtgtcaagcagcaactggagcagaacctggtctgtgaatagattgatggacctagaaacgaagataaaacaagatgaaaaagagagaagtgtagtgaatagcGGTGatgataggcaagtgaaagatagtgatacAGAAGATAACAAGGACAATAGGAAGTGGAATGAAGGTGGACAGAGACTGGAGCTTAGTGAAAGAGTAAGCGCTAATAGTAGGCTTAGGGATGCAGCTATGGGCACAGCAAGTGAAGAAGAAAGTCAGAGAAGAGAATGCAATGTATGAAGGTGCAGAGCGAAAAGGATAATGCAGAGGTACCCAGGAAGAGGACAGAAGAATGTTTGAGCAGAGGAAGCAGGGGCAGCTTTGGAAGGGACAAGAGCTTAAGTGAACTATGGGGAATAAAACGGAAGGAtggtattgtaacaagaagtaaAATCACTAATAATGTTATTAAGTAGTTGTAGTaaatgtaaattttggtttggtggacgtgatgacaattTAATGGCAGAATTTAACTGGCGGAAttggatggagttttcggtaggtaatgaagtgtgtgtgtatttattgctGAATGTGGAGATGGAAAAGTGGTGGTATCTGTAATGGAAGAATGTAAGTATTGAGAGGGACAAGAGTTGAGAAGTGGTGTTCGTTTGTAAATTtcggtttggtggacgtgatggcaaatttaatgtggaagatggcttggtatttaaattgattaagcatggttgaatatgtaggtaatgaagtgtggttatttattgctgaaatgtggagatggagaagtggtagtatatgtaatggcagaatgtgagaattggtggtatatgtaatggcagaatttaagtgtggaGAGGGAtgagaactgagaagtggtgtttgtttgaataattgtcttgaggtgttttatGAGGTGGAGCTGAAGTTGTAATTGGtgtgtctgtatagtgaacttgatggtgatggtggtatgtgttggtataataggtatagggtAATTATGGAGTAAGTTGCAAGTGGTATATAGTAAGATAATTTAGAGTTGATTGGGaatgttaagtgtaagtgaattaTTGCAGAGTTGGAGTTTTTCCGTTGGTAATGAAGaatgtttatttattgctgaaatgtagaggtggagaagtggtggtatatgtaatggcagaatgtaagtgttgagagggatCAAAATTGAGAAGTGATGTTTGTAAATTTTGGAcgtgatggcaaatttaatgtggaaTATGGCTTGGTATATAAActgattaagcatggttgaatatgatGTGCAGGAACAGATAACtagtacaaggataaagttgcaacgtgagcagaataCATAATGGCAGAATGTAAGTGTAGCGAGGACATTATGATGAGGTACACATAGCCGACTGgtgatgtaacgtaagtctggactcagcaaccccgagtgggtcaagtaaaaaggtaagaggaatggaatgtgcaagggtttgcgtgtctaatcaagaggggcatgaaggtctttgacattcttaatgccgcttattttatttcaactttatttgtCTTTAATTATATTTGATTTAAACTGCACATTCTGgaaagacaatagaaatattcaggggagacGCTGGACGTGGCacgaaagggccgaggatgactgccgtggtaaTCCTCACTTTGGGGggtacgtttccggagtatccgaggaatttcatggcatgtccaaggggtacatttcattattcttcatattattatttttagtattattatttttttcttttccttttctgtacagtatgtggagtttgaaagagtgaatattggcataggctggacattgttatttttctcatttaaccgATCAAATGGGTAAatgttactgtagatctagagaaaaataataaagtatcagtATCAGTATTTTAGCTGTTAATTATGCAGTTCACTTAGAACTAATCCACTCTGTGCTGGTCTTGTCTTCGCATCTCAAACATGggaaaagataaatttaacacGGGGAACAGATTAGAAGAACTTTTACTGATAAAAAGGCAGAGGCTTGATGTTGAACGAATTGAAATTCCTAATTTTGAAAACGCATGTACATTATCAAAAACGTTGCATGAGAAAGAAAatcagaatcacttaaagttgccaatgAATTATTAGTTATATTTGTCTTTACAGTACCAATGATCAACTCCACCTCCGTAGAGTCATGGTTAATGCTATTACCCGCCATCCTCGGGCCCCTGGTTTGATTCGCGATATTGTCAGAAATGTAAAATTGGCATCAGAGCTGTTATGTGGTAATAATGTTGTGTGGTCTCCGAACAgggatgcaggtctttcgagttgacgccgcataagcAACCTGTCCGTTTATAGGAcggggtcctacctaggatgaattctaatgctgaagatggcacacacacccagccccgatccattggaattaaccaatgaaggtttaaaattcccgagccagccgtgaactgaacccgggaccctctggactaaaggccagcacgctaaccatttagccatggagccggatattatcTGATTAAAACTGTACACTCAGCTCATTTACATTAgcagtgtgcctgaaaagaattgcaccacctcgggacaaggaCATAAATTTATGAATTATTACACATTTGTAAAATACGGTATTAATACTGTGTAATGTACgcctatttctgtaattatatttgtGTAACACATCTTAAAATTTATTTCGTGAGGTCATGACTGAATAGTATAAAATTTCACATGTTGCTCTATATTCAAGTACGCCAGAAGTTTGTGaactatgggcaatggctgagtggccttgagagtcgggataccaattgctatggaatgggagtgggcatctctgacatattctgagtcatggccctccttgtgctcaggcggctaggactataccattcaccggtggtccataacccgttagaggagaaatcctcacttggactaggttaagtagggtagcatcctgcttcatgaatttatcgagcacagaacattttaagtaagccccggacctatgggagtaatggattcccactcccatttgacaggcgagggactcctaggaaacaacttggcaaacaaaatggaattcgatggggagctatcaatattaatggagcttatagaagtaagaaagtagaactagctgagtcagctaagaggaagcatctggatgtgctaggagtaagtgatattcggttacggggagataacgaggaagagatagattataagtACTTGACGCGTGTTAGAAATGGAAGAGcaaagtatggggtagggctgtttatcagaaataccactgcacagtttctgttaggcacgtaaataagcggatgtgggtagatttgtcagttggaggaattaggacgagaactgtctcggtgtattcaccatgtgagggtgcagatgaggatgaagttgacaagtttcatgaagcattgaatgacatcgtggtcagggtcaacagcaaggacagaaaagtgctaatgggcgatttcaatgcgagagttgggaatagaactgaaggatacgaaagggtgattggtaaatgtggggaagatatggaagctaatgggaatggaaagcatttgctggacttctgtgctagtatgggtttagcagttatgaatacattcctcaagcataaggttattcactgctacacatgggaggctaggggtaccagatccgtaatagactatatcttaacagacttcgaattcaggaaatttgttaggaatgtacaagttttctggggatttttccatgatacagaccactatctgatatgtagtgaactaagtatctctaggcctaggatagagaaagtgaaatctgtctgcaaaagaataagggtagaaaatctccagcacgaggaaattagaagtacatggatatgattagtgagaagtttcgaatagaagacagtaagcaggttcaggatatagaaagagaatggatggcacacaggaatgctgtagtagaaacagcaagggaatgcctaagaacaactgtgtgtaaagatgggaaaaggcaaacatcttggtggaatggtgaagtgagagcagcttgtaaacgtaaaaagaaggcttatgagaaatggctccaaacaaggcagacagggatgtgtacatacatgaaagaaacagagcgaaacaaatagttgttgaatccaaaagaaagtcgtgggaagattttggtaataacctagaaaggctaggtcaagcagcaaggaaacctttctggacagtaatagagaatcttaggaagggaggggaaaaaagaaatgaacagcgttttgagtaattcacgtgaactcataatagatcccagggaatcaccggagaggtggagggaatattttgaacatcatcacaatgtaaaaggaaatcatcctggtgatgatgcgaacagccaagctcatggggaggaggaaaatgatgatgatgatgaaatcaagcttgaggaagtggaaagggtggtaaataaactccactgtcataaagcagcaggaatagatgaaattagacctgaaatggtgaagcatagtggaaaggcagggatgaaatggcttcatagagtagtaagattagcatggagtgttggtaaggtacctacagattggatgaaagcagtaattgcacgtatcaataagcaagggaacaggaaggattgcaacaaccatgaaggtatctcattgattagtataccaggcaaagtattctctggcatcttggaagggagggtgcaatcagtcgttgagaggaagttggatgaaaaccagtgtggtttcagaccacagagaagcgatcaggatcaaattttcagtatgcgccaggtaattgaaaaatgctacgagaagaataggcagttgtgtttatgtttcgtagatctagagaaagcatatgacagggtaccgagggaaaagatgttcgctatactggggtactatggaattaaaggtagattatcaaaatcattttttttcctaggggctttacgtcgcactgacacagataggtcttatggcgttaatgggataggaaaggcctaggagtttgaaggaagcggccgtggccttaattaaggtacagccccagcatttgcctg
The Anabrus simplex isolate iqAnaSimp1 chromosome 3, ASM4041472v1, whole genome shotgun sequence genome window above contains:
- the LOC136865995 gene encoding B-cell receptor-associated protein 31; translated protein: MSLQWTLIAVFLYAEIVVVLLLVLPVASPQRWQKVFKSRFLQTIANQASIYFLVLLAILVLFFLDAIREMRKYSNPEESVHQHLDAEMQVHMRLFRAQRNFYISGFALFLSLVIRRLVILISSQATLLAQSEAALKQAKSASNTARSLMAQNQSSAAQNSSNEAHDREVTRLKEEVAKLEKALEREMKDRIAMKNQAESLSKEYDRLAEEFLKKEGASVSAESKKDE